The Gadus chalcogrammus isolate NIFS_2021 chromosome 16, NIFS_Gcha_1.0, whole genome shotgun sequence DNA window CGCTATGGATCTGCCGTGTGTGTCTTCCTTAACGGTTCATAAGCACAGTGTGAGCGATGACAACCAGGTTTTACGTTGCTCTAGCTTCATGTTTTATCTCTGCCGGGTCTATCAGCGTAATGAGAACAATAGATTTGTGTTTGGGTTTCAGCAGGTGAACGGGGGATGTAGCTTCAGCCGCAAATCCAGAATACAGCATTCAAATGACAAAACTGTTTTCACGGTCCCGGGGCCATATTGTGTGTAAGAAGTGCTTCACATTCGTACTGTGTGTAAAACGCAGACAGACCCCTCCAGCAGTATTAATCGAAACAAACGGAGACAataatctgtctgtctatctgtctgcatGTTGACTCTCTGCATGATTGAATCGGCTGCCCCGGAAATACTGAAATGTTGTACGAGCCATTTTCTCTAAAATCCCCCCATAAAATATGGTTCTAGTTTAGAGAGAGTTTAGACAGTTAAGAGAGATCAAAGGGCAGTTGGGAGTGTCTGACAGTATGCTGCATATACAGTACATCCCTCATTAGAGGTGGGGCTACAGTAGCAGACAGCTGCCTCCTTTACTGTCAGGCTGTCCCTTGTgtgctctctagctctctctctctctcccctctctctctctctctctctctctctctctctctctctctctctctctctctcctctctctctctctctcctctctctctctctctctctctctctctctctctctctctctctctctctctctctctctctctctctggtcttgCCTTTCCCCTGTATATTtcattccctttctctctctcgctctcttctctctactcCTGATCATagagatttatttttctattatttcattatttctcAGAGGATTACAGCCATTTACCCTGTGGCatttctctctttatctgtctgtctgtgtccctcgCACTCTCCCCCATTTCAACTGCCTTTCCCTCTTTTTTGAATTTCCTCTTTGCCTTCCTGCCCTTTTGTTGctccccaaccctcccctcccctcccctcccctaatctcttctcctctcctctcctctcctctcctctcctctcctctcctctcctctcctctcctctcctctcctctcctctcctctcctctcctctccccccacaaCTCCATGCTCCACCCTAGAATAGTGGGATTAATGACCCCactagagagcaagagagcttttcaaaccaccccccccacccacagatctctcacccacacacacacacccacacacacacacacacacacacacacacacacacacacacacacacacacacacacacccacacacacacacacacacacccacacacccacacacccacacacacccacacacacacacacacacacacacacacacacacacacacacacacacacacacacacacacacacacaaacatacatttgcCTTAACTCCCTTTCAtttagtttacattttttatgcaTAAATTAACCTAAATTACTATTCTGActggataatgtgtgtgtgtgtgtgtgtgtgtgtgtgtgtgtgtgtgtgtgtgtgtgtgtgtgtgtgtgtgtgtgtgtgtgtgtgtgtgtgtgtgtgtgtgtgtgtgtgtgtgttgtgtgtgtgtgtgaaagtgtgaaagTGTGCCTGTAGGtgtgaggtatgtgtgtgtctgtgtgtgtctgtgtgcgtttgtgtccgtgtatgtctgtatgtgtgtctgtctgtgtatgcatctgtgtgCACTTGTGTAATTCCAATCCTCCATTGTTATACGCTGGTCGACGAGTCATTACTGTTGAGAGGTTATCTATTGCATTACATCAATAGAGAGAGGtagtagacacacagacagtccaCACACTGTCCACGGGATCTCTGCCAttaacatgagagagagagagagagagagagagagagagagagagagagagagagagagagagagagagagagagagagagagagagagagagagagagagagagagagagagagagagagagagagagagagagagagagagagagagacacacacacacagacagacactggtCACGTGATCCCTGCCATTAACCTGCTGATGTCATCTGCTGCAGTAAGACACACGCAGGATTGAGGATACGGCAAGACCGGAAGTCATGGAGACAGACAACTATAGATACAGTAtatccaagagagagagagagagagagagaggagagcgagagagagagagagagagagtagagagagagaggagagagagagagagagagagagagagagagagagagagagagagagagagagagagagagagagagagaatgggggggAGACACGGTTTACACACACATCCGTACGGCAGTGTGCAAACAAGCACAGTAAAGgcagggggttggggtgggggggtcttcTTTCTTGTTAATAGTTACAGTTTTTATGAAACAGCTTTGCAGGGAACACTCGTCTCCGCTTGCACAGCATGGTATCACTGtcccagtacacacacacacacacacacacacacacacacacacacacacacacacacacacacacacacacacacacacacacacacacacacacacacacacacacacacacacacacacacacacacacattcaaacacacagacgcacgcacacacacaaacgcaccctcCGCTTTTCTTAGCTCTTCTGACAATATTTATCTTACCCCAGGGGCCTACAGTGGAGGCCCTCCCTgctgtgtccctctctcccctccccacttGCCACTTCCTGGGTGAGCCAGGCCTTGGCGAGTCCCTGGCTTCAGGGGGGCCTTCATGCATCTAAaacaaacagagagggagagagaggggggtcttCGGCAGCCTGCCTTTATTTCATACCGCCTCTGtcacgccaaatttgtaccgggtgccaaatttgtaccgggcacgtcatccatacgtaatccattccaaacctgcctggcaacagatgatcctTTTcacgtcgaatgacgtgaaaggttcacgaacattcgcgaaccttcaagcTCGATCATTCGCACTTGTTCATTGACCGTGACAAGACCGATAACATTGACCGTGACAAGAcagacctgctttaaacactcagtttacttgctaaatttggttaaacaattaaatacaatacaaatataaagtaaaaacaagtgttatctagcgatccgttttctgtattatgttatttcgtctttggcaacatgagcgcgaaacCTGCTCGGCAACGGACAAtccttacgtaatcagttgtccgttgccatgcaacggacaactgattacgtgcccggtacaaatttggcacccggtacaaatttggcacccggtacaaatttggcgtgaCACCTCCATCCCCCGTGAACCTTTCCTATCCCTACCTATGTTAGAGGAGGCTGCTGAGTACTGACCCCTCCCACTGATGAAACGCAATTTCCAATGTCAATTACTTCCTGTGACCACTGTACTGTTAGTTCACAGTCCTCGGAGCAAGACCAATAAGAAGAGGAcaaaggttgttgtttttttatgaataaTTGACAACACAAAATCTGTAACGGAAGTGGATATCGTCCCTTCCATTCTCTAGAAAATATCCACACATTTTTCAAGGCATTCTTATCTGGAAACGGAGAACGACTGGGGAAGGGTGCTAGGAAAGGGGGTTACTCTCAATACATTCATCTCATTCTGGCGACCAAGTGGACAGTGAAACCTTTTTATTACCAGATGCCTGAACTTGGCCGTCTCTACTAGCTCTTTGCCCccgctctctcctcttcctctctcttcatcctcatcgCCCTGCAGCACAACAGAAAATATGTGCTACGTCAGAGATAAAAACAGAGCTGGGAGACATTTTAACGGATTCTCTCCCTTTAGCTAAGAAAGCGGCAGACGGTTCGGTGATCGCCAACGGCTACTGCGACTTCTGTCTGGGAGGCTCCAAGAAGACGGGCTGCCCTGAGGACCTCATCTCCTGCGCTGACTGCGGACGGTCAGGTATGGCTGCGTCTGATTGGATGCTGAGGGATTTGATTCTTTGTTTAATTTTAGAAGGGATACTATCCGTTATTAGCATGGAATTTACTTTTTCATGGATGCACATCGCAATATTTAGGGCCGAAATCTAGGAAATAATTTTCCACAGTCAAATGTGGGTTTTTTTTATGCAATGATTAGACTCCACTAAAAGTTTGGATCTAGTCTATGGGTATTATTTAACCACCTCACATATTCTAACCTTAAGTCTAAGCTGTATTTGTATATCATTATTGTACCAATTCACCAACAACAACCCCATAGGATGAGTTCTGCATGGACGTAAGTAGAAGGTCTGatcacagagagtgagagactgcTCTGTTATGCAGTTTTCACCTATATCTATTAAGTATTTATGCTTTTCTGCAAAAATGCCAAATGGCAATGTCCGGAAACAGGTTGTTGGTTGAGCCCTGATATTGAtaacagatagatagatgggatGGAACGATGATTGAGTGAAAGGATGGATTAATCGATGGATGGATAGACGGGTCACAAAAATAGATTCTCATTAAcacttgtgttttttgtgtgcgtgtgtgtgtgtgtttgtgcacgtatgtgtttcttcatgtgtgtgtgtgtgtgagtgtgtctgtgcgtgtgcgtatgtgtttgcgcatgtgtgtgtgtgtgtgtatgtgggaccATCAGGCCACCCCTCCTGTCTCCAGTTCACAGTGAACATGACGGCTGCGGTGAGGACCTATCGCTGGCAGTGCATCGAGTGCAAGTCCTGCAGCCTGTGTGGCACCTCCGAGAATGATgtaacctctctctttctctctcttacgctctctctctccatctctctctgtcaccatctctctctctctctctctctctctctctctctctctctctctctctcttaccatctctctcttgccatcgctctctctctctctctctctcacacaccatctctagctctctctctttctttgtcacaccatctctctctgtcaccatctctctctctctctctctctctctctctctctctctctctctctctctctctctctctttctcgctctgaATTCAATTCAAAAGAACTTTATTGCCATGTGAAATAAATTGCCAAAGAAATGTTTGAAATTACGGAATATAGcagaaatacatttcaataaGGGTATATTAATTAACCATTTATTAACATTAGTTTATGCGGTAATACTCTTTATTATAAACCATAAGTATAGGGGCTAGGGTAGTGTCCTACCCATAGCCttattatataatgtatattcaTCGATTAGTTAACATGAGCACACCGtcagtaaacatgaacaccgtcagtaaacatgaacaccgtcagtaaacatgaacaccgtcAGTAGACATGAACACCGTCAGTAGACATGAACACCGtcagtaaacatgaacaccgtcAGTAGACATCAACACCGTCAGTAAACATCAACACCGTCAGTAAACATCAACACTGTCAGTAAGCATCAACACCGTCAGTAAACATCAACACGtcagtaaacatgaacaccgtcagtaaacatgaacaccgtcAGTATAAATCAACACTGtcagtaaacatgaacaccgtcAGCAAACATCAACACGTCAGCAAACATCAACACCGTCAGCAAACATCAACACCGTCAGTAAACATCAACACCGTCAGTAAACATGAGTAAATGATTCCTTGACTattagttaactgttaattTACTGTAAGTTAATTGTTAGTTCATACTTATAACCGAAATAACCCGTTTAAATTAATGTTTATAATTTGCCCTTATTGTAAGTACAATAAAAGGTAGcacatattatttataaatatgaaGTACAGTATGAATGCGATTCTGGTCAGGATGGGTTTTAATCAAACCTCCCTCCTCCGACTCGTTAGGATCATTACAGACCATGAAGCCTGACCAAAGTGCATAAACCCAAACCATGGAACAGCAAATGTCTCCTAAAATCGGTTTACTCCAATGCTATAATTTCCCTGATTCCCTAAATACTCACACAGCTGCGTGCGTGTATttctgcacactcacacaaaacgcAGACAAGACAAAGACGCCCTTCTCCTCCTGCGGATAAGCATACTGTTGCTATTTCTAATGTCTCGGCTCCGTCCTCACGTCTATTCTAATAATAATTTCCCCCGCTCCAGGACCAGCTTTTGTTCTGTGACGACTGCGACAGAGGCTACCACATGTACTGTCTGAGCCCCCCCATGTCTGAGCCACCCGAGGGTAGGTACTCCACGTTATCGTCCACCCCCCGGTAAACAACGGGGAGAGCTACACGCGTAACGCCGCCTATCTCTGTCATCAGCGGCCCTCACCTCTGCTCCTGATTAAACTCCCACtgctttgtttgttattttcctgACCTGACATCGAGTCCCACAGACAATTGTTACAGCGAGCTGACACTATTCGATAATGTAAAagtgttgtcatggaaacgAAGCGCACTTTGGCTGCATTAGATTAGGAAAGCTGGTTCCCGTTACCATGGGGAGGGAGTCACCATGGGCTGAACAATGCCCCTGTGCAGACGTGCCACGCGCCACCCCACAGCTCCATCGACGCGTGACGCTCACAGGCCGACTTTAGCACTGATTTGAATGCAGGTTCTTTTTTCACTGCGACGGAAAAACACAGCGGCAAGACCGCAGAATTTCCTAAAAAAATATCCTCACATACCCCTCAGTAAGCATGGGCATAAACAGCTGACTGCAGGCACTCAATGGTTTTCTCCACAATGAGGCAGAATGTGAGCGCTCTTTGAAGAGAAAAAAGCTTACGAATTGCAATTAGACAGCATTACCAGGCGGATGTGTGATTAATGTTCAAATCCTGTGCTGGAATCCACTAGTTGTCAAATCCCTTTCCATCCGCCAGGCAGAGTTAACACACGCAGCATGGGGTCTTCAAGCACCCAGCTTTCATTTACAGTACCGTTAGTGTGTCTGAAACAAGTAATTAATCTTTACAATGGCAGTGATTGAACTGAGATGTGCTTTgctgttctgtgtgttgtgtgtgtgtgtgtgtgtgtgtgtgtgtgtgtgtgtgtgtgtgtgtgtgtgtgtgtgtgtgtgtgtgtgtgtgtgtgtgtgtgtgtgtgtgtgtgtgtgtgtgtgtgtgtgtgtgtgtgtgtgtgtgtgtgtgtgtgtgtgtgtgtgtgtctttgtgtgtgtgtttgtgtgtctttcaggGAGCTGGAGCTGTCATCTTTGCCTGAGGCAGCTGAAGGAGAAGGCATCGGCGTATATCACGCTTACCTAATCTGcagaaccccccctccccctccccctccccctccccctccccctccaccaccgccaccaccaccaactccccgaaccaccaccaccgccagccccagccccagccccagccccaacacacacccactgccACTCCGAgaaaccccctcccccgctgccTGACACGACTTCTTCTGAAGACGTCCTTCCTTTCTGACCCTTTACCACTGCAGCAGGCTGGCCCCGCCCCAGGCCGCCAGCCACGCCCCCTTCCGACCTGCCTCCGTCCGGTCCAGCTCACCTATGgtatatgttctctctctctctctctttctctctctcgttcttctctcgctctctcttcctcttggaacacccctcccccccgttgTTGAACTCTCTGCTTATAACCTCCCGTCCCTGGAGCCCccactctcccttcctcttcacccAGCTTGACCAgatcccccctccttccctcgccGCCCTCTCCAGACTCCAGTGCACTTTCAGTGGCAGGACGATTTCATCAGTTCctgaagaaataaagaaaaaaagacaaagatgtTTGCTCTGGCTGGAGCCGGAGCTGGAGGGGCCTCAGACAACCCTCTGGTGAGCTGCCGCCAGAGGgcgaggggcagagagagggagcgggagcgagagagagagagagagagagagagagagagggtgcacAGGGAGGATTAACGCCCCAGGGAggattaaccccccccccccctgggggcGGACGAAACCCTCGGACCGCGGGCGGAAGTACGAGAGTACAATCTAAAAACTGTGAAACATAACCGCCGAAACCTAAACCccccgaccacacacacacacacacacatacacagtcacactAACCCCCGtgaagacctccaccctgactcaCAGGTACGGGAGGGCTAAGTGATTACCCAGTGAGTGGGGCTCAAAGGGGGGCTTGTAAAGCCTTTATAAGTGAAGCTCCGCCACCCTATGTCCATTTTCATGCTGTGTGCGAACATTTTGGTGAAAGAACTGGTCAGGAGGTCCACACACCCTGACCGTgatattcctctctctccctctctctctctctctctctctctttgaacgAGAGATACCAAATACAAGTGATAccatgcaggggggggggggggtaacaatGTGACTGTATCGGCAGTTGTCTTTAAATGAGAGGCGGGGGATGCGGTCGTCCTGTCCAGTAACCTCCCACCGTGTAAGGGTCAAACCCAATCATGGGGAAAGACTTTCCTGGACCGGAACCTTCTCACCTACCGGTACCGACCGGTAACACCCTTCGCCCGTCTTGGCCCTTCTCTCCATCCACGATTGAAGACTGTGAAGCCAGATTGAAACGGACACACTCCCagtgctcagtgtgtgtgtatgtgtgtgtgtgtgtgtgtgtgtgtgtgtgtgtgtgtgtgtgtgtgtatgtgtgtgtgtccatgcattaTGAATGTAGGGCTGGCGTGTGGACATGTGCAGGATTTGTTTGGCCCTTCTGAGGTTGTTTCCTTTTTTGAAGGGActctctttttgttttgttcttatcTTGTTATTGAAGATGCATGCCGTTCCTTTGATTGTTTCGAAGAGAATTTCAATGAAGTTGAAATGAAAGCACACTTAATTCGCAATAATGTGTTTGTGATAAACTCTATCGGCAAAACCTAGTGTGTTTTCAACCGTttgtgagtttatgtgtgtgtgtgtgtgtgcgtgagtgcacgtgcgtgtgtgtgcatgcatgcaagtgTGGGTGCGCATGCTTGTTGCGTGTGTACGTACgtacatgtgtgcttgtgtgtatgtgtttgagtgtgtaacAGTGTTTGTAGCCAGCTCCATTTTTCTTGAAACTATACAGAAGGCCATTCGTGCTGCAAACAAACCCAGCTCCCTGGTCGCCATTCATCTCTGCCAGCCTGCTCTGCATCAAAGGGCGTGTCGCCTCCTGACATTTTTTAATAGCCAAGCTTAACGGGGTCTCCACAAAAAGTGGATCAATCTGGCAGCCGTTGTGCTTTCTTGTACATATGCACTGAGATAATTCTGTGACTTTTTACTTTGTATAGTTTTGCCAGTTTACTTTGTCTTTCCGTTGTGTTTTTCCCCTGAAAGGCCCATGATAAGCCTGTTCAACCAGATGACTCAAGGCAACCtttatgctttttattttttttgctcatGATGGCAGTTATGCTTTTCAACGTCTTTGGGTGGTTAATGTTGATGGTTCGACATCACAGCTATGTGTGAGCAGGTGGAAAGAACCAAACAAAGAGGTACAAAGAGAAAGTCAACTCATACCAACTCTGAAATGATGGCCTCCATGAAATTCGAACTCCTTAAATCAAGTGCACAATGTGGTCACATTGGTTTACAACGTGCTCATGAAAGTGTGTGTACTTTGGAGAGTGGGAGTGTGCGTTTttgagggaatgtgtgtgtgtgtgtgtgtgtgtgtgtgtgtgtgtgtgtgtgtgtgtgtgtgtgtgtgtgtgtgtgtgtgtgtgtgtgtgtgtgtgtgtgtgtgtgtgtgtgtgtgtgtgtgtgtgtgtgtgtgtgtatgtgtgtgtgtgtgtgtgtgtgtgtgtgtgtgtgtgtgtgtgtgtgtgtgtgtgtgtgtgtgtgtgtgtatatgtgtgtgcggggttgtgttgtgtgtggattACCTCTTATGATTACGGGAAGGACAAAGATAGACGTAAACAGAACGCATTAAGGGATGATTCCCCAGATTTAGGTTCCTTCTCCCTCGCACCACCTGCGTGAAGCCCGGTACTGTTTAGGTTGACTAACCAAGACTAACCCAGACCCGGCATTCCCTAGAACTCACCACGAAGAGCCGTCGGTCTCAACCAATGGAATTGTAAAACAATGTTATGACACCAAGGTACGTCCAATTCATCTTTTTGCTTTCATTAATATCTGAAACCAAACACAGATTTTACGACAGCAGACTTGTCAACATTTGTGGGACGTGAGTGAAGTAAGTACTCTGGTTTTTTGTTGGGGAGGATAATGATGATGGTGTCAGTGGTGTTGGTGTACGTCAGGATGAGATAAGACGGCGGAGTCaaactgtttgtttgtgactGTACCCCCTGTGTAGGGTGTCGATGGGGTGCGCAGGGTTTGAGGATGGGGTGGATAGGGACTGCGGAGAGGGGTATGTGTGAACACAGTAAGAAACCATGCAAAGGGAACCTCAAGCCCTCTGCTTCCTGCAGATAGGAATAAATGAATGGCCAGAGAAGAGCTTGAGGTAGATCAGAAGAAGTCCCCCCCATCTAAAGACCATGGTTCTGCCCGGTTCCCCCTGCCTTAACAGATGCTTTGGTTTTCTGGATGCTTGGAGGAGTGTGTATCTGGACCGTTCCTCATATAAACCAGGACATGTCTTCTCTTGTAAATTTCCGTGCTGTGATCTTGCTTGcacttaat harbors:
- the dpf1 gene encoding LOW QUALITY PROTEIN: zinc finger protein neuro-d4 (The sequence of the model RefSeq protein was modified relative to this genomic sequence to represent the inferred CDS: inserted 1 base in 1 codon); translation: MCTCVRTTLPQMCHRELPXPIGWPLQPQPQRMNEIEIAGTLHVQYRPPQCCILSYYTKMATAVQNPLKSQRETAKKAADGSVIANGYCDFCLGGSKKTGCPEDLISCADCGRSGHPSCLQFTVNMTAAVRTYRWQCIECKSCSLCGTSENDDQLLFCDDCDRGYHMYCLSPPMSEPPEGSWSCHLCLRQLKEKASAYITLT